The genomic window GCCGGACCGTCGACGGATCGTGTCGAGGTCGCAATCGCAGGCTCTCCCGTCGGAGGAATATGCCTCCTAGGCTGTGACGTGGATTGCAGTCGCTCGATCGACGTCTGTAAATCCGCAGGTCATCGGGTGGAAAGGGGAACCTTGCTTGCATTTCCGCCGGGTACGTGAATTAACCTTTTCTCAACACGGTGGACTCATCGACGTATGAAACCCCCTGAGCAACGTCGCCAGGGTGGACGTCAGTCCCGTGCCGAGGCTCAACGAGGAGCCCTTCTCGGTCGGTGCCGCACAGTGTCGTGCAGGTACATGCTCTGCAGTTGTATGACCATCAGCGCTGCTGGTCGTCGGTGCATTTACGCATACGAAGGCAGTAGGTATGAAGCATCTTCCCGGGCCCCAAGGGCTCTACCACCCGGCGAACGAGCACGATGCGTGTGGCGTCGCGTTCGTCGTCGACATGCACGGTCGTCGCAGTCGGGACATCGTCGAAAAGGCGATCACCGCGCTCGTGAACCTCGAGCACCGCGGCGCTGCGGGCTCCGAGCCCAACACGGGTGACGGCGCCGGCATCCTGCTCCAGGTCCCGGATCGCTTCCTGCGTGCTGTCGTCGACTTCGAGCTGCCCGCGGAGGGCGCGTACGCCACGGGTATGGCGTTCCTCCCGCAGGGCGAGGCCGCCGCCGACGAGGCCGCCGCGGGTGTCGAGAAGATCGTCGCCGAGGAGGGCCTGACGGTTCTCGGCTGGCGCGCGGTCCCCACCGACGACTCGTCGCTCGGTTCGCTGGCCCGCGCCGCGATGCCGACGTTCCGTCAGGTGTTCATCGGAAGCACCGGTGCCGCCGCGGACGCGGTCACGGGCATGGACCTGGAGCGCCGCGCGTACGTCATCCGCAAGCGCGTCGAGCACGAACTCGGTACCGCCGGTGCCGGCGAGGACGGTCCGGGCCGCGAGTCGGTGTACTTCCCGAGTCTGTCCGGGCAGACGTTCGTCTACAAGGGCATGCTCACCACGCCGCAGCTCAAGGGCTTCTACCTGGACCTGCAGGACGACCGTGTCGAGAGCGCGCTGGGCCTGGTGCACTCGCGCTTCTCCACCAACACGTTCCCGTCGTGGCCGCTGGCGCACCCGTTCCGCCGCGTCGCCCACAACGGCGAGATCAACACCGTCAGCGGCAACGAGAACTGGATGAGGGCCCGCGAGGCGCTCATCCGCTCCGACGTGTTCGGGGAGGGGGCGCTCGAGAAGATCTTCCCGATCTGCACCCCCGGCGCCTCGGACACCGCCCGGTTCGACGAGGTGCTCGAGTTGCTGCACCTCGGTGGCCGCAGCCTGCCGCACGCCGTGCTGATGATGATCCCGGAGGCCTGGGAGCGGCACGAGAGCATGGACCCGGCCCGCAAGGCGTTCTACGAGTACCACTCGACGCTCATGGAGCCGTGGGACGGCCCGGCGTCGGTGTGCTTCACCGACGGCACCGTCGTCGGCGCAGTCCTCGACCGCAACGGGCTGCGTCCGTCGCGGGTGTGGGTCACCGACGACGGCCTGGTCGTGATGGCGTCCGAGGTCGGTGTCCTCGACATCGCACCGGAGAAGATCGTGCGCCGCATGCGGATGCAGCCGGGACGGATGTTCCTGGTCGACACCGCGCAGGGCCGCATCATCTCCGACGACGAGATCAAGTCGGAACTCGCTGCCGCGCAGCCGTACCAGCAGTGGATCGACGACAGTCTCGTCCACATCGACGACCTGCCCGCGCACGAGTACACGTACATGACGCACGACCGGGTCGTGTTGCGCCAGCAGATCTTCGGGTACACCAACGAAGAGGTGAACCTGCTCGTCAAGCCGATGGCGGCGACCGGTGGCGAGGCGCTCGGTTCGATGGGCACCGACACCCCGATCGCGGTGCTGTCGGCGCGTCCGCGGATGCTGTTCGACTACTTCCAGCAGCTGTTCGCGCAGGTGACGAATCCGCCGCTCGACGCGATCCGCGAGGAGATCGTCACCAGCCTCGGCGGCACTCTCGGCCCCGAGTCCGACGTGCTGAGCCCGTCGGCGCTGTCGTGCCGGCAGATCGCGCTGCCACAGCCGATCCTGCACAACGACGACCTGTCGAAGCTGATCCATCTCAACGACAACGGTGAGTTCCCGCGGTTCCGCAGTGTCGTCGTCCGCGGCGTGTACCCGGTCGCCGAGGGCGGCGAGGGATTGCGTCAGGCGCTGGACACGGTGCGGGACAAGGTGTCCGAGGCCGTCGCCGGTGGTGCGCGCCTGGTGGTGCTGTCCGACCGCGAGTCCAACGAGAAGTACGCGCCGATCCCGTCGCTGCTGCTCACCGCGGCCGTGCACCACCATCTGGTGCGGGAGAAGACCCGCACCAAGGTGGGGCTGATCGTCGAGTCCGGTGACGCCCGCGAGGTGCACCACATGGCGGCGCTGCTCGGTTTCGGTGCGGCCGCGGTCAACCCGTACATGGCGTTCGAGACCATCGACGAGCTGATGCAGTCGGAGCAGCTGCCCGGTCTGACGCTCGACAAGGCGATCACCAACTACATCAAGGCCGCCGGCAAGGGTGTGCTGAAGGTGATGTCGAAGATGGGGATCTCGACGCTCGCGTCGTACACCGGTGCCCAGCTGTTCCAGGTGATCGGCCTGTCGCAGGAGCTCGTCGACGAGTACTTCACCGGTCTGCACTCGAATCTGGGCGGTATCGGTCTGGACGAGATCGCGTCGGATGTTGCGGCACGCCATGCGAATGCGTACCTGGACCGTCCGGAGCTGCGGGCGCACCGCGAACTCGAGGTGGGCGGCGAGTACCAGTGGCGCCGGGAGGGCGAGTACCACCTGTTCAACCCGGACACGGTGTTCAAGCTGCAGCACGCGACCCGCACCGGTCAGTACTCGATCTTCAAGGAGTACACGACGCTGGTCGACGACCAGTCGGAGCGGTTGGCGTCGCTGCGTGGCCTGCTGAAGTTCAAATCCGGTGTGCGTCAGCCTATCTCGATCGACGAGGTCGAGCCCGCCAGCGAGATCGTCAAGCGGTTCTCGACCGGCGCGATGAGCTACGGCTCGATCTCCGCGGAGGCGCACGAGACGCTCGCGATCGCGATGAACCGCCTCGGTGCCCGCTCCAATTCCGGTGAGGGCGGAGAGGATCCGCGTCGTTTCGACGTCGAGGAGAACGGTGACTGGCGCCGGTCGGCGATCAAGCAGGTGGCGTCGGGCCGCTTCGGTGTCACCTCGCACTATCTGACCAACTGCACCGACATCCAGATCAAGATGGCGCAGGGCGCCAAGCCCGGTGAGGGCGGCCAGCTGCCGCCGCACAAGGTGTACCCGTGGGTCGCGGAGGT from Prescottella sp. R16 includes these protein-coding regions:
- the gltB gene encoding glutamate synthase large subunit, giving the protein MKHLPGPQGLYHPANEHDACGVAFVVDMHGRRSRDIVEKAITALVNLEHRGAAGSEPNTGDGAGILLQVPDRFLRAVVDFELPAEGAYATGMAFLPQGEAAADEAAAGVEKIVAEEGLTVLGWRAVPTDDSSLGSLARAAMPTFRQVFIGSTGAAADAVTGMDLERRAYVIRKRVEHELGTAGAGEDGPGRESVYFPSLSGQTFVYKGMLTTPQLKGFYLDLQDDRVESALGLVHSRFSTNTFPSWPLAHPFRRVAHNGEINTVSGNENWMRAREALIRSDVFGEGALEKIFPICTPGASDTARFDEVLELLHLGGRSLPHAVLMMIPEAWERHESMDPARKAFYEYHSTLMEPWDGPASVCFTDGTVVGAVLDRNGLRPSRVWVTDDGLVVMASEVGVLDIAPEKIVRRMRMQPGRMFLVDTAQGRIISDDEIKSELAAAQPYQQWIDDSLVHIDDLPAHEYTYMTHDRVVLRQQIFGYTNEEVNLLVKPMAATGGEALGSMGTDTPIAVLSARPRMLFDYFQQLFAQVTNPPLDAIREEIVTSLGGTLGPESDVLSPSALSCRQIALPQPILHNDDLSKLIHLNDNGEFPRFRSVVVRGVYPVAEGGEGLRQALDTVRDKVSEAVAGGARLVVLSDRESNEKYAPIPSLLLTAAVHHHLVREKTRTKVGLIVESGDAREVHHMAALLGFGAAAVNPYMAFETIDELMQSEQLPGLTLDKAITNYIKAAGKGVLKVMSKMGISTLASYTGAQLFQVIGLSQELVDEYFTGLHSNLGGIGLDEIASDVAARHANAYLDRPELRAHRELEVGGEYQWRREGEYHLFNPDTVFKLQHATRTGQYSIFKEYTTLVDDQSERLASLRGLLKFKSGVRQPISIDEVEPASEIVKRFSTGAMSYGSISAEAHETLAIAMNRLGARSNSGEGGEDPRRFDVEENGDWRRSAIKQVASGRFGVTSHYLTNCTDIQIKMAQGAKPGEGGQLPPHKVYPWVAEVRGSTPGVGLISPPPHHDIYSIEDLAQLIHDLKNANPQARIHVKLVSEIGVGTVAAGVSKAHADVVLISGHDGGTGASPLTSLKHAGAPWELGLAETQQTLLLNGLRDRIVVQVDGQMKTGRDVMVATLLGGEEFGFATAPLVVSGCIMMRVCHLDTCPVGVATQNPVLRKRFTGKPEFVENFFLFIAEEVRELLAELGFRTLQEAVGQVDVLDTTAAVEHWKASKLDLSPILHKVESAFADQDLYCSGTQEHGLEKALDQQLIELARPALDKGEPVAFASEITNVNRTVGTMLGHEVTKVYGAKGLPDNTIDITFTGSAGNSFGAFVPQGMTLRLHGDANDFVGKGLSGGRIVVRPPLRTADGFTAEENIIGGNVILFGATAGEVLVRGIVGERFAVRNSGATAVVEGVGDHGCEYMTGGKVVVLGRTGRNFGAGMSGGVAFVYNPDRDFRTNLNTELVDLEDLSVADFEWLKGAIERHRDETGSEVAARILAGWSHQKAHFAKVMPRDYKKVLVAIETAKKNGTNVDDAIMEAARG